A region from the Martelella sp. AD-3 genome encodes:
- a CDS encoding DUF1403 family protein, producing MDSLPFAPSSMPIRLFSLPGWSRSRGRDVSEADAAFAAGIALKSLDDLVQLDPVWAGCWRSRQALKCAAVAVRLMGRNEDDHALRDAVLLTAPGDDPGPAGKLFLVTKRSPGRSGGVTTNFVNELADLLALGWDEDLAAIPDLVDAALQSGRAAPFAVADLITAISAVRPDAEVLAFMLADSVLAQKLKWPKPVPLLLSERYGPAFRTIGGRGRVRPGEVAFATAICLALVDAIDSALRSAAEIARRADQLLAVAPKLRTKGAEPIIRSLLDEDAVLASAPGIKLSRWASTRMFERLQSFGAVRELSGRSSFRIYGL from the coding sequence ATGGATTCGTTGCCATTCGCCCCCTCATCAATGCCGATCCGACTGTTCAGTCTGCCGGGATGGTCGCGGTCGCGCGGCCGCGATGTATCGGAGGCGGATGCGGCCTTTGCAGCCGGCATCGCCTTGAAATCACTTGATGATCTGGTTCAGCTGGATCCGGTCTGGGCCGGCTGCTGGCGGTCGCGGCAAGCCCTTAAATGTGCTGCCGTTGCCGTGCGGCTGATGGGCCGAAACGAGGACGATCACGCGTTGCGTGACGCGGTTTTGCTGACTGCCCCAGGGGATGATCCCGGACCGGCCGGAAAGCTGTTTTTGGTCACGAAAAGATCGCCAGGTCGATCCGGTGGTGTCACCACGAATTTCGTAAATGAGCTCGCGGACTTGTTGGCGCTCGGATGGGATGAAGACCTTGCGGCAATTCCTGATCTGGTCGATGCTGCGCTTCAATCCGGGCGGGCGGCTCCCTTCGCGGTGGCGGACCTGATAACGGCGATTTCTGCCGTTCGCCCGGACGCTGAAGTGCTGGCGTTTATGCTGGCCGACAGTGTCCTGGCGCAAAAACTCAAATGGCCAAAACCTGTCCCGCTTCTGCTGTCCGAACGCTACGGTCCAGCCTTCCGCACCATTGGGGGGAGGGGGCGGGTCCGCCCCGGCGAAGTGGCGTTCGCCACAGCTATCTGTTTGGCTCTGGTTGACGCGATCGATTCAGCCTTGCGGTCAGCAGCGGAGATAGCGCGTCGCGCAGATCAGCTTCTGGCCGTTGCTCCCAAACTGCGTACCAAAGGTGCCGAACCGATCATTCGTAGCTTGCTGGATGAAGATGCGGTCCTGGCTTCGGCCCCGGGCATCAAACTATCTCGTTGGGCAAGCACCCGGATGTTCGAGCGGCTTCAGAGTTTTGGCGCCGTGCGCGAGCTGTCCGGCCGATCGTCGTTCCGGATCTATGGATTGTGA
- a CDS encoding SMC-Scp complex subunit ScpB codes for MTGTSPAKSRQRTRSSEGDERLLDRELRDLPVELRWREWMMRVEAVIFASAEPVTREMLARVVGKDCSIDLIIDDLIEELRDRPYELVSVAGGWQHRTRVAYAEAIRASCAPTRSAAAVLSEHESMVLMAIAYFQPVTRGELSKIFGKEVSRDLIGSLRGAGFISSGPRSPTPGAPYTYVTTKHFLSAFGMETLRDLPDMEALEDAGLLSRNAVKEEVADSQGGAADEEGQESHSIE; via the coding sequence ATGACCGGAACGAGCCCCGCGAAGTCAAGACAAAGAACGCGATCAAGTGAAGGAGACGAACGTCTGCTTGATCGGGAGTTGAGGGATCTGCCGGTGGAATTGCGGTGGCGGGAATGGATGATGCGGGTCGAGGCAGTGATTTTTGCCTCGGCTGAGCCGGTGACGCGTGAAATGTTGGCGCGCGTGGTCGGAAAGGATTGCAGCATTGACCTGATCATTGATGACCTCATCGAAGAGTTGCGTGATAGGCCTTATGAGCTGGTCTCCGTGGCTGGTGGTTGGCAGCATCGGACCCGAGTGGCTTATGCGGAGGCGATCCGGGCTTCTTGCGCGCCGACGCGATCTGCCGCTGCGGTGCTGTCCGAGCATGAGTCCATGGTGCTGATGGCAATTGCTTATTTCCAGCCAGTCACACGCGGCGAGCTGTCGAAGATCTTTGGCAAGGAGGTCAGCCGCGATCTGATCGGATCGCTGCGTGGCGCAGGGTTTATTTCCTCTGGGCCGCGCAGCCCGACGCCAGGGGCGCCGTATACCTATGTGACGACGAAACATTTTCTGTCGGCCTTCGGCATGGAGACATTGCGGGACCTCCCGGACATGGAGGCGCTGGAGGATGCAGGGTTGTTGAGCCGCAATGCTGTCAAAGAGGAGGTGGCCGATTCACAAGGCGGAGCCGCCGATGAGGAGGGCCAGGAATCGCACTCTATCGAGTGA
- a CDS encoding helix-turn-helix domain-containing protein, with protein sequence MNEQPPVPTIDGILSGLVFEGQGYEFKALLNLDDKRGKSNFIDDVVAFLNAGPGYLIVGVHEKRGVFSRFEPMEGDRDALQRRITSIIQDNIDPKPLGVHVKFLDLDAGGFILWLDLPDHRLRPYQNKITGGFHLRTGAQNTPIPRDQLHALFTPIEKLEADTVQLMERENAAVEARDIMQNDGATLHIAIVPQEHYERERAPFDPGRGVLKVMRHYHGESQGVFKGCENGVEARDATFQEWRSISRFFIGDDWLVHSYVSHPFSVRDGEGRLTVHEFREEFARHLRDIQLVLDDSGIRGPYGVLLAVKNLRRNPKLEWAFPNASAASLGRPMRVERVDEQGLIDRFYDKVRSVSVYGR encoded by the coding sequence ATGAATGAACAACCGCCGGTGCCGACTATTGATGGCATCCTGTCCGGCCTCGTTTTCGAGGGACAGGGTTATGAGTTCAAGGCACTCCTGAACCTGGATGATAAACGTGGAAAATCAAACTTCATCGATGATGTCGTGGCGTTCTTGAACGCTGGACCTGGGTACTTGATCGTCGGCGTGCATGAAAAGAGGGGAGTCTTCTCGCGCTTCGAGCCAATGGAGGGCGATCGCGATGCCCTACAACGCCGCATCACTTCAATCATTCAGGACAACATAGACCCCAAGCCATTGGGCGTTCATGTGAAATTCCTCGATTTGGACGCGGGAGGGTTCATTTTGTGGCTCGATCTCCCTGACCATCGCCTGCGGCCTTATCAGAATAAGATTACCGGCGGCTTTCATTTACGCACCGGTGCGCAAAACACGCCGATCCCCCGTGACCAACTCCACGCGCTGTTTACACCGATCGAGAAGCTGGAAGCCGATACCGTACAGCTAATGGAGCGTGAGAATGCGGCTGTCGAGGCGCGTGACATCATGCAGAACGACGGCGCAACGCTGCATATCGCGATCGTGCCACAAGAGCATTATGAACGGGAGCGGGCGCCTTTCGATCCCGGGCGGGGTGTTCTGAAAGTGATGCGTCATTATCACGGGGAGAGCCAGGGTGTTTTCAAAGGGTGTGAGAATGGCGTCGAGGCTCGGGACGCGACGTTCCAAGAATGGCGATCAATCTCGCGCTTCTTTATCGGTGATGATTGGCTCGTCCACTCCTATGTCTCCCATCCTTTCTCTGTCCGGGATGGGGAGGGACGACTAACAGTTCATGAGTTTCGCGAGGAGTTCGCTCGACACTTGCGTGATATCCAGCTCGTTCTGGACGATTCTGGCATCCGAGGACCATATGGGGTTCTTCTCGCGGTGAAGAATCTGCGCCGCAATCCAAAACTTGAATGGGCCTTTCCCAATGCCAGCGCTGCCAGTCTCGGTCGGCCGATGCGGGTTGAACGCGTGGATGAACAAGGTCTCATTGATCGGTTCTATGATAAGGTCAGAAGTGTTTCGGTCTATGGCCGCTGA